A section of the Hevea brasiliensis isolate MT/VB/25A 57/8 chromosome 17, ASM3005281v1, whole genome shotgun sequence genome encodes:
- the LOC110660480 gene encoding WAT1-related protein At4g15540, with translation MAMTPSRSPHFSASGRGREMGVKSCLLRLLPFAALVMLECVDTGLTTISKAAMSKGMSHFVFVVYSNALATVMMFLFSFFFNRTKRPPLTYSLLCKFFLLSLVGITMMQNCVFTGVNYSSPTLASAIGQLFPAFTFLLAVMFRMEKLDLRSSRSQIKILGTLVSISGAMIIIFYEGPPIGVTTLPSHPEPVLTAKNSWVIGGLFFATASLSLSVFTIFQAAILRGYPSEMTIVSFYCLFGTIQCAIVALIAEKNPNAWKLKPDIELVSVIYSAVFGNVVTYSVATWCIHKKGPVFVAMFKPLGIAIAAFLSVIFLGDTLHVGSIIGAIIIVAGFYGVMWAQSKEEEQIEAKEISEQQSTPLLGSRTNV, from the exons ATGGCTATGACTCCATCCAGGTCCCCTCATTTCTCAGCATCCGGGAGAGGCAGAGAGATGGGTGTCAAGTCCTGCTTGTTGAGATTGCTGCCGTTTGCAGCCCTGGTAATGCTGGAATGCGTTGATACGGGCTTGACCACAATAAGCAAAGCAGCCATGTCCAAGGGAATGAGCCACTTTGTTTTTGTTGTCTACTCAAATGCTCTTGCCACTGTCATGATGttccttttttctttcttcttcaacag GACAAAGAGACCACCACTTACCTACTCCCTCCTCTGCAAATTCTTCCTCCTCAGCCTTGTTGG AATTACCATGATGCAGAATTGTGTGTTCACTGGTGTAAACTACAGTTCTCCTACCCTTGCTTCTGCTATAGGCCAATTATTCCCTGCCTTTACCTTCTTGCTTGCAGTTATGTTCAG GATGGAGAAGTTAGATTTGAGAAGCTCAAGAAGCCAGATCAAAATTTTGGGCACACTAGTATCAATTTCAGGAGCAATGATTATAATCTTTTACGAAGGTCCTCCAATAGGTGTCACAACCTTGCCATCACATCCGGAACCTGTATTGACAGCAAAAAATTCCTGGGTCATAGGTGGATTATTCTTTGCAACTGCTAGTTTATCTCTGTCAGTATTTACTATTTTTCAG GCAGCAATTCTGAGAGGGTACCCTTCAGAGATGACCATAGTCTCCTTCTATTGCCTATTTGGAACTATACAATGTGCAATAGTTGCCTTGATTGCAGAGAAGAACCCAAATGCTTGGAAACTGAAGCCTGATATTGAGCTCGTATCTGTCATCTACTCA GCTGTGTTTGGAAATGTGGTGACATACAGTGTAGCAACATGGTGCATACATAAGAAAGGGCCTGTTTTTGTGGCCATGTTCAAACCCTTAGGGATAGCCATTGCTGCCTTTTTGAGTGTCATCTTTCTGGGCGATACACTTCATGTTGGAAG CATTATAGGGGCGATCATAATCGTTGCGGGTTTCTATGGAGTAATGTGGGCACAATCCAAGGAAGAAGAACAAATTGAAGCGAAAGAAATTAGTGAACAGCAGAGTACCCCTCTCTTGGGGAGTCGGACGAATGTGTAA
- the LOC110660479 gene encoding protease Do-like 9 has protein sequence MGKRRGRKPKNPTPTTATTTNIAHSLDPTTANTTDDDVFSVNNVEIINPTTPIPTSNNHHHHVSQRRRGRPKKRPKHSLEKPEKPPPPVINGEAGPGLPVESVARVVPAMDAVVKVFCVHTEPNFSLPWQRKRQYSSSSSGFVIGGRRVLTNAHSVEHYTQVKLKKRGSDTKYLATVLAIGTECDIALLTVNDDEFWKGVSPVEFGQLPALQDAVTVVGYPIGGDTISVTSGVVSRIEILSYVHGSTELLGLQIDAAINSGNSGGPAFNDKGQCVGIAFQSLKHEDVENIGYVIPTPVITHFIQDYEKKGAYTGFPFLGIEWQKMENPDLRMAMGMKPDQKGVRIRRIDPTAPESEVLKPSDIILSFDGVDIANDGTVPFRHGERIGFSYLVSQKYTGDNAAIKVLRNSEILNFDIKLSPHRRLIPPHVKGRPPSYYIIAGFVFSTVSVPYLRSEYGKDYEYEAPVKLLDKLLHSMPQSPEEQLVVVSQVLVADINIGYEDIVNTQVLAFNGKPVKNLKSLANMVESCDDEFLKFELEYEQIVALQTKTAKAATVDILTTHCIPSAMSDDLRPLIVS, from the exons ATGGGCAAAAGACGAGGACGCAAACCCAAAAACCCCACCCCCACCACCGCTACCACCACCAACATCGCTCATTCCCTAGATCCCACCACGGCAAATACCACCGATGACGACGTTTTCTCCGTCAACAACGTTGAAATCATCAATCCTACTACCCCTATCCCCACCAGCAACAATCACCACCACCATGTTAGCCAGCGCCGCCGCGGTCGTCCTAAGAAGCGCCCCAAACACTCCCTGGAAAAGCCCGAGAAGCCCCCGCCACCAGTGATCAATGGAGAGGCGGGGCCCGGTCTGCCTGTGGAGAGTGTGGCGAGGGTAGTGCCCGCGATGGATGCTGTGGTGAAAGTGTTCTGCGTGCACACGGAGCCAAATTTCTCACTTCCGTGGCAGAGAAAGAGGCAGTATAGTTCGAGTAGTAGTGGTTTTGTAATTGGAGGCAGGAGGGTTTTGACTAATGCTCATTCCGTGGAGCACTATACCCAGGTTAAGCTCAAGAaacgaggctctgataccaagtaTTTGGCTACGGTGCTCGCTATTGGGACTGAGTGCGATATTG CTCTGCTGACAGTCAATGATGATGAGTTCTGGAAAGGAGTCTCACCTGTTGAATTTGGACAATTGCCTGCACTTCAAGATGCCGTGACCGTTGTGGGTTACCCAATTGGAGGAGACACAATTTCTGTGACAAGTGGTGTTGTGTCACGAATAGAGATCCTGTCTTATGTTCATGGGTCCACTGAGCTTTTGGGTTTGCAG ATAGATGCTGCTATAAACTCGGGAAATTCTGGTGGGCCTGCCTTTAATGACAAAGGACAATGTGTGGGCATTGCATTTCAGTCTCTTAAACATGAAGACGTTGAAAATATAGGGTATGTCATACCAACACCAGTCATCACCCATTTTATCCAAGATTATGAGAAGAAAGGAGCATATACAG GATTCCCATTTCTTGGGATTGAATGGCAGAAAATGGAAAATCCAGATTTGCGGATGGCTATGGGTATGAAGCCTGATCAGAAGGGTGTTCGTATCAGAAGAATTGACCCCACTGCTCCAGAATCTGAAGTTTTGAAGCCATCAGACATTATTCTCAGTTTTGATGGGGTAGATATTGCCAATGATGGGACAG TTCCCTTTCGGCATGGAGAGCGCATAGGTTTCAGCTACCTTGTCTCCCAAAAATATACTGGGGATAATGCAGCAATTAAGGTTCTCCGCAACTCTGAGATTCTAAACTTTGACATCAAACTTTCACCTCATCGAAGGCTCATTCCACCACATGTCAAAGGCAGACCTCCTTCATATTATATCATTGCAGGATTTGTGTTCTCAACGGTTTCTGTTCCTTATCTCCGTTCTGAG TATGGCAAGGATTATGAATATGAAGCACCTGTGAAGCTTTTGGACAAACTTTTGCATTCAATGCCACAATCTCCTGAAGAGCAACTTGTTGTGGTGTCTCAG GTGCTTGTGGCTGATATTAACATCGGTTATGAGGACATTGTTAACACTCAG GTTCTTGCTTTCAATGGCAAGCCTGTGAAGAATCTGAAGAGCTTGGCCAACATGGTAGAGAGCTGTGAtgatgaatttttgaaatttgaattGGAATATGAGCAG ATAGTGGCTCTCCAGACAAAGACTGCCAAGGCGGCTACTGTAGATATTCTTACTACGCATTGCATACCTTCAGCAATGTCAGATGATCTTAGGCCTTTAATTGTGTCCTAG
- the LOC110660482 gene encoding rac-like GTP-binding protein ARAC8 has protein sequence MASSASRFIKCVTVGDGAVGKTCMLICYTSNKFPTDYIPTVFDNFSANVAMEGTTVNLGLWDTAGQEDYNRLRPLSYRGADVFVLAFSLVSRASYENVLKKWVPELQHYAPGVPVVLVGTKLDLREDKHYLADHPGLVPVTTAQGEELRKQIGAAYYIECSSKTQQNVKAVFDSAIKVVIKPAQKQKEKKKKPNRGCLLNIFCGRKLVCLR, from the exons ATGGCTTCAAGTGCTTCGAGGTTCATCAAGTGTGTGACTGTGGGAGATGGAGCTGTAGGCAAGACCTGCATGCTTATTTGCTACACTAGTAACAAGTTTCCTACA GATTATATACCCACTGTTTTTGATAACTTCAGTGCAAACGTGGCAATGGAAGGAACCACAGTCAACTTAGGCCTCTGGGATACAGCTG GACAAGAAGATTATAATAGATTAAGGCCCTTGAGTTACAGAGGGGCTGATGTTTTCGTGTTAGCTTTCTCTCTAGTTAGTCGGGCAAGCTATGAAAATGTGCTTAAAAAG TGGGTTCCTGAGCTTCAGCATTATGCTCCAGGAGTCCCAGTAGTACTGGTTGGCACCAAATTGG ATCTTCGTGAGGATAAACACTATTTGGCTGATCATCCTGGATTGGTACCTGTGACCACCGCACAG GGGGAGGAACTCCGCAAACAGATTGGTGCAGCATATTATATTGAATGCAGCTCAAAAACTCAACAG AATGTGAAAGCTGTTTTTGATTCGGCGATCAAGGTAGTTATTAAACCAGCACAGAaacaaaaagagaagaagaaaaagccAAATCGAGGATGCCTATT